In Pyxicephalus adspersus chromosome 12, UCB_Pads_2.0, whole genome shotgun sequence, a genomic segment contains:
- the LOC140341779 gene encoding galactoside alpha-(1,2)-fucosyltransferase 2-like yields the protein MCKDIMNHSKPHSTIEMPKPLTGMWTVNTVGRLGNLMGEYATLYSLAKLNGRQAYILPNMHSQLAKIFRIKLPVIHQDIFDRIKWRKFVLHDWMSEEYRHIEGEYVYFSGTPCSFTFYHHLKEEILQEFTFHDLIKEESYEYLNNVRGDKKNVTFVGVHVRRGDYLTVMPNVWKGVVADKGYLKKAMDYFRNKYENPQFIVTSNGMDWCKQNINNSFGDVHFAGDGKERSPSRDFALLAHCNHTIMTIGTFGIWASYLAGGETIYLTNYTLPDSPFLKVFKYEAAFPPEWIGIPADLSPLLNKEKPK from the coding sequence ATGTGTAAAGACATTATGAATCACAGCAAACCACATTCTACGATAGAAATGCCAAAACCTCTGACCGGTATGTGGACTGTCAACACGGTTGGCCGCCTAGGGAATTTAATGGGAGAGTATGCCACTCTTTATTCTCTTGCCAAGCTGAATGGCAGACAAGCCTATATCTTACCAAACATGCACAGCCAGCTAGCTAAGATCTTTAGGATAAAATTGCCAGTGATTCACCAGGATATATTTGACAGAATCAAATGGAGAAAATTTGTACTTCATGACTGGATGTCTGAAGAATACCGACATATTGAAGGAGAATATGTTTACTTCAGTGGCACCCcatgttcttttacattttatcaccACTTAAAAGAAGAGATTCTCCAAGAATTTACATTCCATGACCTTATTAAAGAAGAGTCCTATGAATATCTGAATAATGTGCGTGGTGACaagaaaaatgttacttttgtagGTGTACATGTCCGAAGAGGAGACTATTTAACAGTTATGCCTAATGTATGGAAAGGTGTGGTTGCTGACAAAGGATATTTGAAAAAAGCCATGGACTATTTTAGAAACAAGTATGAAAACCCACAGTTTATTGTAACCAGTAATGGGATGGACTGGTGtaaacaaaatatcaataattCATTTGGAGATGTTCATTTTGCTGGTGATGGAAAAGAGAGATCTCCAAGTCGGGACTTTGCCCTCTTGGCACATTGTAACCACACCATCATGACTATCGGGACCTTTGGTATTTGGGCGAGTTACCTTGCAGGTGGTGaaaccatttatttaacaaactaCACATTGCCTGACTCTCCTTTccttaaagtttttaaatatgaaGCTGCTTTCCCTCCAGAATGGATTGGGATTCCTGCAGACCTCTCTCCACTTCTGAATAAGGAGAAACCTAAATGA
- the LOC140341825 gene encoding potassium channel, subfamily K, member 16-like isoform X2 — translation MWKKLFKLLKNVLLAVVFSVYLAFGAVVFHYLEKEAESKIKAETERHRLDILNNYTCLPHDALEHLIKIVTVAVKQGLNPLENSTTSKHTNWDISSAFFFSGTVVTTIGYGTIAPQTAGGQIFCVGYALFGIPLNIFVLSRVGKHLSHYCKGLEKRLVKKGMKKGKGVITHLRGTASWCVSGSFLVLPGFHF, via the exons ATGTGGAAAAAGTtattcaaacttttaaaaaatgtcctgctGGCTGTTGTGTTTTCGGTGTACCTGGCGTTTGGGGCGGTGGTATTTCATTACCTGGAGAAAGAGGCAGAGTCAAAAATAAAGGCAGAAACAGAACGCCACCGGCTAGACATCCTGAACAACTACACGTGCCTCCCACATGATGCCCTGGAACACCTGATCAAG ATTGTTACAGTAGCAGTCAAACAGGGTTTAAATCCTCTTGAGAACAGCACAACAAGCAAACACACCAACTGGGACATTAGCAGTGCCTTCTTCTTCTCTGGAACAGTGGTGACCACTATAG GGTATGGAACAATTGCCCCTCAAACAGccggtggacagatattctgtgtggGCTATGCATTATTTGGAATCCCCCTCAATATATTTGTTCTCAGTCGTGTTGGTAAACATCTTTCCCATTATTGCAAAGGATTGGAAAAGCGCTTggttaaaaaaggaatgaaaaag GGCAAAGGTGTGATCACCCATTTAAGGGGTACCGCGTCTTGGTGTGTTTCTGGATCTTTTTTGGTCTTGCCTGGCTTTCACTTCTGA
- the LOC140341825 gene encoding potassium channel subfamily K member 16-like isoform X1: protein MWKKLFKLLKNVLLAVVFSVYLAFGAVVFHYLEKEAESKIKAETERHRLDILNNYTCLPHDALEHLIKIVTVAVKQGLNPLENSTTSKHTNWDISSAFFFSGTVVTTIGYGTIAPQTAGGQIFCVGYALFGIPLNIFVLSRVGKHLSHYCKGLEKRLVKKGMKKKTAKILTMIFFLVLGIFVFLGIPPLVFGSTECWSYEEGLYYAFISLSTIGFGDYVVGSGQRCDHPFKGYRVLVCFWIFFGLAWLSLLINLLTSFLDYIEKKITKRGKRREEIGLQEVTRKPEAHHEKSVI from the exons ATGTGGAAAAAGTtattcaaacttttaaaaaatgtcctgctGGCTGTTGTGTTTTCGGTGTACCTGGCGTTTGGGGCGGTGGTATTTCATTACCTGGAGAAAGAGGCAGAGTCAAAAATAAAGGCAGAAACAGAACGCCACCGGCTAGACATCCTGAACAACTACACGTGCCTCCCACATGATGCCCTGGAACACCTGATCAAG ATTGTTACAGTAGCAGTCAAACAGGGTTTAAATCCTCTTGAGAACAGCACAACAAGCAAACACACCAACTGGGACATTAGCAGTGCCTTCTTCTTCTCTGGAACAGTGGTGACCACTATAG GGTATGGAACAATTGCCCCTCAAACAGccggtggacagatattctgtgtggGCTATGCATTATTTGGAATCCCCCTCAATATATTTGTTCTCAGTCGTGTTGGTAAACATCTTTCCCATTATTGCAAAGGATTGGAAAAGCGCTTggttaaaaaaggaatgaaaaag AAAACAGCAAAGATCTTGACAATGATATTTTTCCTTGTATTGGGAATTTTCGTATTTCTGGGAATTCCACCCCTAGTATTTGGAAGTACAGAATGCTGGAGTTACGAGGAAGGATTGTATTATGCCTTCATTTCACTAAGCACCATTGGCTTTGGAGATTATGTAGTGGGATCAG GGCAAAGGTGTGATCACCCATTTAAGGGGTACCGCGTCTTGGTGTGTTTCTGGATCTTTTTTGGTCTTGCCTGGCTTTCACTTCTGATTAATCTGCTGACTTCATTTTTGgactatatagaaaaaaaaataactaaacgtGGAAAAAGGAGAGAGGAAATAGGATTACAAGAGGTGACCAGAAAGCCTGAAGCCCATCATGAGAAAAGTGTGATCTGA